A single genomic interval of Bos javanicus breed banteng chromosome 26, ARS-OSU_banteng_1.0, whole genome shotgun sequence harbors:
- the FGFBP3 gene encoding fibroblast growth factor-binding protein 3, with the protein MSPLRRRASLSLLLLLGGCLLAAAGRKQGAAGVAAESASGSAGGSSGRFVSPERHTCSWQLLPPAPGPEAGSELALRCQDPDGARHRCAYRGEPGRCAVYAARRSHYWKQVLSGLRRKRRPCHDPAPLKARLCAGKKGRGAELRLVPQALPIVSPKAAAGLTRDPKPRARSRGQPREPALGPVTGAPPPPSAPPKRKPSEQKPKAGKRKAAWDPDEERPLGTGPDPDGLDENAKLTDTYCAEKWHSLCNFFVNFWNG; encoded by the coding sequence ATGAGTCCTCTGAGGCGGCGAGCGTCGCtctcacttctgctgctgctgggcGGCTGCCTCCTCGCGGCCGCCGGGAGAAAGCAGGGGGCGGCCGGCGTCGCGGCCGAGTCGGCTTCGGGCTCCGCAGGCGGCTCCTCCGGCCGCTTTGTCAGCCCCGAGCGGCACACGTGCAGCTGGCAGCTCCTGCCGCCCGCCCCAGGGCCGGAAGCCGGCAGCGAGCTGGCGCTGCGCTGCCAAGACCCGGACGGGGCGCGCCACCGATGCGCCTACCGCGGAGAGCCCGGGCGCTGCGCTGTCTACGCCGCCCGCCGCTCGCACTACTGGAAGCAGGTGCTGAGCGGGCTACGCAGGAAGCGGCGGCCCTGCCACGACCCGGCGCCGCTCAAGGCCCGCCTGTGCGCCGGGAAGAAGGGCCGTGGCGCGGAGCTGCGCCTGGTGCCCCAGGCACTCCCGATCGTCAGCCCCAAGGCGGCGGCGGGCTTAACCCGGGACCCCAAGCCCCGGGCCAGGAGCCGGGGGCAGCCCCGAGAGCCCGCGCTCGGCCCCGTGACAGGGGCCCCGCCTCCCCCGAGCGCGCCGCCCAAAAGGAAGCCCTCTGAGCAGAAGCCCAAAGCGGGCAAGAGGAAGGCGGCCTGGGACCCAGACGAGGAGCGACCACTGGGGACCGGGCCTGATCCCGATGGGCTGGACGAGAACGCGAAGCTCACGGACACCTACTGTGCTGAGAAGTGGCACTCCCTCTGCAACTTCTTTGTCAATTTCTGGAATGGCTGA